The genomic DNA ATATTAAAACTAAACGATATAGATGTTGATATAAACAACTTTTTACATCATTATGTTTCTATAAATTTGAAGTATTGGAAACTATACAGAGAAGAGAAAATAGAAAAGAAGGCTTTACGTTTTGGTAGGTTGAATGATGCTTTTTCTGCGATTGGTTATCAAGTTAAAGAAGCTGTTATTTATAAGTTGGCGGACGATTATATTAGGTATTTAACAACATTCAATCATCTATTTGAAAATACTTTTGAAATTCTAGATTATTTAAACCTTAATTATAATTTACACATTATTACTAATGGTTTCGATGAAATACAGTATAAAAAACTAACCTTATCTAACATTGATAAATACTTTAAAACTGTTACAAATTCTGAAATGGTAGGCGTTAAAAAACCAAACCCTAAAATTTTTAATTTCGCTTTAGAGTCTGCTAAATCAATTAGTAGTCAAAGTGTTATGATTGGAGATAACTATGAGGCGGACATTCTTGGAGCCAAAAATATTGGTATGGAAGTTGTTTTCTTTGATATTCATAACGAAGCCATTAATGATAATATTAAGAGAATTAACAATTTAATTCAATTGAAGAAGTTTCTATGATGCACTAATTTTTTTATTTTCGCGTTCTGTTCTTATAATCTAACCTCTTATGCAAAAACGAAAAATTATGCGCTCGTTTTTAATCATTGCTTTATTTTTAAGTCTTTTTTCTTGTACTAAGGAAGTTGATTTTGAGCAGGCCGATGATTTTGAAATTTCTCCTGTAATAGAATCTAGCCTTATATTTTTTGATGAGCCAGCTAGTTCTTTTTTAGTTAATAGCACAGAAATAATTTCTATTAAAGACTCCATAGAAATAGAGTTATTTAACAATGAATTTATAATTGATAACCTTATTAAAGCAGACTTTGTATTTGAAGCAACAAACTCAATTAATAAAGCGTTTCAAATACAAGTTGATTTTATTAATGATGCAGGTCAACAAGTACATATGTCCACACTTGAAGCTTTACCTTCAACAGATGGTCGTGATGTTATATCAAATCACATTGAAGTATTTGTAGATGATGAATTAGAAGCCTTAAAAAATACTTCAAAAATGGTATTCACCCTTGACTTGTTACCTGGAAGTATTATTGATCCAGCAACATCTGGTAGAATAAAGTTAAAATCCAAAGCCATTTTTTATTTGAATATAGGTGATTTATGAGAAGACTAATTTTATTTTTTATAATAGCTTCTTGTTACTTTTCGTTTTCACAAAACAAGCAATTACTTTATGGGTTTTCAGAAATTCCACAAGCGTTATTGCTTAACCCTGGAGGGAACATAAAAAATGATTTTTATTTTGGAATTCCTTTATTATCGCATATTCATACTAACGTTGGTATTACAGGAAGTACTGTTTATGATCTTTTTGCAAAAGATGGTGTTGATTTTAACACCAAGCTACAAAATGCTGTTTATGACATGGATTCCAGAGACTTTTTTAGCGCAAATCAACAATTAGAAATTTTTTCTGGAGGGTTTTCTTTTGGAAGTTTATATGAAAAAAATCAATATTTGAGTTTTGGACTATATCAGGAATTAGATTTTATAACTTATTTCCCAAAAGATTTAGCTGTTTTGGCTTTAGAAGGTAACCAGAATAATATTAATAGGTCTTTTAAAACGAGTGATGTAAGTGTCGCAGCAGAGGTCGTTTCAGTCTTTCACGTAGGGTACAATAAAAAAGTAAATGAAAAACTTACTTTTGGAGTTAGAGGAAAAATATATTCAAGCATAGCAAATATAAATTCTACGAAAAATAAAGGTCATTTTACAACTGTAAACGGGCAAAATAATTTTTATGACCATATTTTTAATTTAGATTTAGAAGCCAGAACATCTGGATTAGCGAGTTTAACAGACGATGAATCTGAGTCTAATTCTGTAGTTAAAGATTTAACAAAGCGTGTTTTTTTAGGAGGAAACTTAGGTCTAGGATTCGATATTGGTATTACACGACAATTGAATGAACAATGGAGTATGGACGCTAGTTTATTAGATGTAGGTTTTATTAGTCATACAAAAGATATTGAAAATTATAAGATAAAAGGTAATTATGTATATGAGGGGATTAACCCTGTTTTTCCTGAAACAGGAAGTGGGCAGACAGCAGACGACTATTGGAGTGAAATTGAAGAGAACTTCGAAGATCTATTTGAAGTAGATACTACAACTGCAAAATATACGACATGGCGGCCTATAAAGTTTAACGCATCGTTAAATTATACTTTTGGTGAACAAGAATATGAAGACTGTAATTGTACAAGGACTGAAAAAAAATATTTAAATAGAGTAGGATTACAGCTATTTGCCATGAGTAGACCCAAACAACCTCAATTGGCATTAACAGCATATTATTACAGACGATTATTTAACGGCTTACAAGTTAAAACGACTTATACAATAGATTCTTATTCTGCTTATAATATAGGTCTGGGGATGTCTGCTAGGTTAGGAGGACTGAATTTTTATATGATGGCAGATAATTTTTTACAATTAAAAAACATTTATAGTGCACAAAGTGTATCTTTACAATTAGGGTTTAACTATATATTTAATAAAAATGAAGACTAATTTTTTTTCTGTTATCATAGTATGTTTTATGGTAACTACTGTTTTTTCACAATCTAATTTAAATGATTACAAATATGTGATTGTTCCTAATAAATTTGATTTTTTGAAGCAGAAAGATCAATATCAATTAAATTCCTTAGCACAATTTTTATTCAAAAAATATGGGTTTGAAGCTTTGATGGAAGGAGGTAAATATCCTGAAGATTTAATTAGAAATAGGTGTTTAGCATTAAGATCTGATGTCGTTAAAGAATCTGGAATGTTTAAAACTAAACTGAGCATAGAACTAAAAGATTGTAACGATCAATTAATTTATTCTTCTAAGTTAGGAGAAAGTAGGGAAAAGGATTATTCCAGAGCTTATAATGAAGCTCTAAGAAATACTTTTAAATCTATAGAGGCTCTTAATTATAAATACAAGCCAAATGAAAATATAACAGGTTTACAGACTCAAAGTTCTGAAGCGAGAAATGAAGTAACGCAAGAAATTGAGCAGCTTAAACAAGAGATTCAAAACCTTAAAAAGGAAAAAGAAGCAGAAGTTGCTGTCAATGCGCAAAAGGTTGTTGAATCTAAACCAAAAGTAGAAGTCGTACCTGTACCTACAATTAAAAAAGAAGTCAATAACATGGAAACAGGGGTGAAAGAAGTGCTATCTAAGGTGTTATATGCTCAAGAAATTGAAAATGGATTTCAATTGGTAGATAGTTCCCCAAAAGTAGTCTACAGAATCAAACAAACAAAACTTGATAATATCTTTTTAGTAGAAAACACAAGCGCTATTATTTATAAAAAGGAGGATCGTTGGGTTATTGAATATTACTCAAATAATGTGTTG from Flavivirga abyssicola includes the following:
- a CDS encoding YjjG family noncanonical pyrimidine nucleotidase; the encoded protein is MKQMKIEGITDVFFDLDHTLWDFDKNSELAFKKILKLNDIDVDINNFLHHYVSINLKYWKLYREEKIEKKALRFGRLNDAFSAIGYQVKEAVIYKLADDYIRYLTTFNHLFENTFEILDYLNLNYNLHIITNGFDEIQYKKLTLSNIDKYFKTVTNSEMVGVKKPNPKIFNFALESAKSISSQSVMIGDNYEADILGAKNIGMEVVFFDIHNEAINDNIKRINNLIQLKKFL
- a CDS encoding DUF5723 family protein — translated: MRRLILFFIIASCYFSFSQNKQLLYGFSEIPQALLLNPGGNIKNDFYFGIPLLSHIHTNVGITGSTVYDLFAKDGVDFNTKLQNAVYDMDSRDFFSANQQLEIFSGGFSFGSLYEKNQYLSFGLYQELDFITYFPKDLAVLALEGNQNNINRSFKTSDVSVAAEVVSVFHVGYNKKVNEKLTFGVRGKIYSSIANINSTKNKGHFTTVNGQNNFYDHIFNLDLEARTSGLASLTDDESESNSVVKDLTKRVFLGGNLGLGFDIGITRQLNEQWSMDASLLDVGFISHTKDIENYKIKGNYVYEGINPVFPETGSGQTADDYWSEIEENFEDLFEVDTTTAKYTTWRPIKFNASLNYTFGEQEYEDCNCTRTEKKYLNRVGLQLFAMSRPKQPQLALTAYYYRRLFNGLQVKTTYTIDSYSAYNIGLGMSARLGGLNFYMMADNFLQLKNIYSAQSVSLQLGFNYIFNKNED